One window from the genome of Acanthochromis polyacanthus isolate Apoly-LR-REF ecotype Palm Island chromosome 21, KAUST_Apoly_ChrSc, whole genome shotgun sequence encodes:
- the jpt2 gene encoding jupiter microtubule associated homolog 2 gives MTSTNMFQGLDSSSKPSSRVLQPPGGGSSNLFGGYEDDSAAVRRPNKMASTVFAAPEEPQSVPKRSNPPGGKSSGIFGETEAPAQPRRPVPPGGPASNIFGAAESASVQSPSRSHPNKPKDNLSVGPEPESPAPEPKVSLPEVKEEPAPPAPAPAKEELAPVSAPPAPAAPEPISTLTPDEALLKNHEPRLGPKPRSHNRVLNPPGGKSSVVFY, from the exons ATGACTTCGACGAACATGTTTCAGGGGTTGGATTCTTCCTCAAAACCAAGCTCaag agTGTTGCAGCCTCCTGGGGGTGGCTCTAGTAACCTGTTCGGTGGCTATGAAGATGATTCTGCAGCAGTGAGAAGACCCAATAAGATGGCCTCTACAGTTTTTGCCGCACCAGAAGAACCCCAGAGTGTACCAAAACGCTCCAATCCTCCAG GTGGGAAGAGTAGTGGAATATTTGGTGAAACTGAAGCTCCAGCTCAACCACGGAGACCTGTGCCCCCAGGAGGACCAGCCAGCAACATATTTGGGGCTGCAGAAAGTGCATCTGTTCAAAGCCCAAGCCGAAGCCACCCAAATAAGCCAAAG GACAATCTGAGTGTGGGACCTGAGCCTGAATCACCAG CACCTGAACCCAAAGTTAGCCTGCCTGAGGTCAAGGAAGAACCTGCCCCTCCAGCTCCTGCACCAGCCAAGGAGGAGCTCGCTCCTGTGTCTGCCCCTCCAGCCCCTGCAGCACCTGAGCCCATCTCCACCTTAACTCCTGATGAAGCTTTGCTGAAGAACCATGAGCCTCGCCTTGGACCCAAGCCTCGCTCTCACAACAGGGTCCTCAACCCTCCTGGAGGAAAGTCTAGTGTGGTATTCTACTGA
- the cramp1 gene encoding protein cramped-like isoform X1, with product MVKRKKTSPTTEEHENCMTPGSREGIGVDGRRNPSRKPEGCDEEESGEQASEERSTKGDDGVEILNPSAAGLSPGSAPVLPVSPPSRTGLGSTEQPHTSAETAPPCHDQHHFLRSSVRPPSKRIRKDSIDSAINGHGGAKSKGAENGSSSQGTVGQSGSLASSTGGLSKASKGQGCTEKEEQAGNQKRARRQWESWSAEDKNSFFEGLYEYGKDFEAIQNNIAMKYKKRGKPANMVKNKEQVRHFYYRTWHKISKHIDFANVYSRVLKKSSQELYGLICYAELRKKVGGLMDDKNVAKLNELIQQGATTVRSKGRNLRIKAPMCRALKKLCDPDGVSDEEDQKPVRLPLKVAMELQPRSNHSWARVQSLAHNPRLRMVVELHRKVSSLIEYLKQKWAYHDQRILKSLMEREALEGSQCSTASSSKTRQEELFLFPAESSTLTTLPGVARVVHSKASCTVHWLESGKNRPNAKELPAAQILGIHTAPPPRSGNKSGRGNTAVAGASATVSGDTRRTEPLNFESSSDSCTKVEEKRPLSSLSVTVSSQQTVALRDEGNGTVSFEAGKTCSVVEVTGGFTVTKSTDKLCSGVESSSEQCQEEQNTSTSSPEVNQASTAKPLVTGSEDGVLQGSAPAAKERTVEQIREEGWSARDAENVTLAELYLMFGKPGKLQLEYEWLPAAVSPSNQENGQAMVQPKSNRTNRVLRCLLKLVATEVNPKPLAPELCSTATSPLKTNQEEQNQAVTPPGKGPVPGVRSPSCGRQQASVRVARLHLPNTGASGGCNLPRSLLGSTADSEGGVFAVPTTLPPNSSRHNRMFSPNKEAELAFRQQLDSISMQSDLFLSRQRKPRNRQLRKPLVVQRTLLPRTTGDTPQHVCSFSILSNSSATGTGSFRPIHTRLAPSSRPLLSKTSSAASSSAVTSQLSSAIDLAAKSAGIIPGSPSRELDSPTVDNSTLLTTTPIVDAEPDPQLIQENAPENGRPPPSPGVTGGGDSLLSPPSVVSLLDISLPGPPEEALAPGEPQTHISDSIIELAINSTHYGEEAALSPAKLGNSDSSKLLTSSPSVSPSRGWIPSPSHDPQWYPSDSSDSTLGCLLSSMVSPDKGRRTTLTPSGPSSGTALLGPSLLDCNSHDSFQSRGLPDVAEMDSQLACMMSESSVDYIARFNDLAQELAVTEPSIPPP from the exons ATGGTGAAGAGAAAGAAGACATCGCCCACGACCGAAGAGCACGAAAATTG CATGACACCGGGCTCCAGGGAGGGGATCGGTGTCGATGGGAGGAGGAATCCGTCCAGAAAGCCCGAAGGTTGCGACGAGGAGGAGAGCGGAGAGCAGGCGAGCGAGGAGCGCAGTACAAAGGGAGACGACGGAGTGGAAATTCTTAATCCATCAGCCGCGGGTCTCAGCCCCGGTTCAGCCCCGGTTCTCCCCGTGTCTCCGCCGAGCCGAACCGGGCTCGGCTCGACCGAGCAGCCCCACACCTCAGCGGAGACCGCCCCTCCGTGTCACGACCAGCATCATTTTCTCCGATCCAGCGTTCGACCTCCGAGCAAACGGATACGGAAGGATTCAATCGACTCGGCCATCAATGGACATGGCGGGGCAAAATCGAAAG GGGCAGAGAATGGCTCTTCTAGCCAAGGGACAGTGGGACAGTCAGGGTCATTGGCCAGCTCCACAGGGGGACTGTCAAAGGCCTCCAAGGGCCAAGGGTGTACTGAGAAGGAGGAACAAGCAGGTAACCAGAAGAGGGCCCGTCGGCAGTGGGAGTCTTGGAGCGCAGAggataaaaacagctttttcgAGGGGCTCTACGAG TATGGGAAGGATTTTGAGGCTATCCAGAACAACATTGCAATGAAGTACAAGAAAAGAGGCAAGCCAGCCAACATGGTGAAGAACAAGGAGCAGGTCCGCCATTTCTACTACCGCACCTGGCACAAGATCTCCAAACACATTGACTTTGCCAATG TGTACTCCCGAGTGCTGAAGAAATCTTCTCAAGAGCTGTATGGTCTTATCTGCTATGCTGAGCTCCGCAAAAAAGTTGGAGGAT TAATGGATGATAAGAACGTGGCAAAGCTGAACGAGCTCATCCAGCAGGG GGCCACCACCGTGCGCTCCAAAGGGAGGAACCTACGGATCAAAGCCCCTATGTGCCGAGCACTGAAGAAACTTTGTGATCCAGATG GAGTGAGTGACGAAGAGGACCAGAAACCAGTGCGTCTACCCCTGAAGGTGGCAATGGAACTCCAGCCACGCAGCAACCACTCCTGGGCCCGCGTTCAGAGTCTAGCGCACAACCCTCGCCTCAG GATGGTGGTGGAGCTCCACAGGAAAGTCTCCAGCCTCATTGAATATCTGAAACAGAAGTGGGCATACCACGACCAGCGGATT CTTAAGAGTCTCATGGAGAGGGAGGCGCTCGAGGGCAGCCAGTGCAGCACAGCCTCTTCCAGCAAAACTCGGCAAGAGGAGCTCTTTCTTTTTCCAGCTGAGAGCAGCACATTGACAACGCTGCCTGGTGTGGCACGTGTAGTTCACTCCAAGGCCTCCTGCACTGTACACTGGTTAGAGAGTGGCAAGAACCGGCCTAATGCCAAGGAACTGCCTGCTGCCCAGATCCTAGGCATCCACACAGCTCCACCACCTCGATCTGGCAACAAATCTGGACGGGGAAATACTGCTGTTGCTGGTGCTTCAGCGACTGTTTCGGGTGACACTCGTCGCACTGAACCCCTTAACTTTGAATCGTCCTCAGACAGTTGTACAAAGGTAGAAGAGAAGAGACCactctcttctctttctgtgACTGTTTCATCTCAGCAGACTGTAGCGCTCAGAGATGAGGGAAATGGGACAGTATCTTTTGAGGCAGGCAAGACCTGCTCTGTTGTGGAGGTCACTGGTGGCTTCACAGTGACCAAAAGCACGGACAAGTTGTGTAGTGGTGTCGAGAGCTCATCGGAGCAGTGCCAGGAAGAGCAAAATACCAGCACCTCTTCCCCAGAGGTGAACCAGGCTTCTACAGCCAAACCGCTAGTGACTGGCTCAGAGGACGGTGTGTTGCAAGGCTCTGCACCAGCAGCCAAAGAACGGACTGTTGAGCAGATCAGAGAGGAGGGCTGGAGTGCTCGTGACGCTGAGAATGTCACCCTGGCTGAGCTCTACCTAATGTTTGGGAAGCCAGGCAAGCTGCAGCTGGAATATGAGTGGCTTCCAGCTGCAGTTTCTCCCAGCAACCAAGAAAATGGACAAGCCATGGTACAGCCCAAGTCCAACAGGACGAACCGAGTTTTGCGCTGCCTGCTCAAGCTGGTTGCAACTGAAGTCAATCCTAAACCTTTG GCTCCAGAACTCTGCTCCACAGCCACATCGCCACTTAAGACTAATCAAGAGGAGCAAAACCAGGCAGTCACACCTCCAGGGAAGGGTCCCGTACCAGGTGTTCGCAGCCCCAGCTGTGGGCGACAGCAGGCTTCTGTCCGAGTGGCCAGGTTACACCTGCCAAACACAGGAGCCTCAG GTGGGTGCAACCTTCCACGCTCTCTGCTGGGCTCGACTGCAGACTCAGAAGGTGGAGTGTTCGCAGTTCCCACTACACTACCCCCCAACAGCTCACGTCACAACAGAATGTTTTCCCCCAACAAGGAGGCAGAGCTTGCCTTCAGACAGCAGCTCGACTCTATCAGT ATGCAGTCCGATCTTTTCCTTTCTAGACAGAGAAAACCTCGCAACAGACAACTACGGAAACCACTTGTAGTTCAG CGAACGCTGCTGCCCAGAACTACAGGAGACACTCCTCAGCATGTCTGCTCCTTCTCCATCCTCTCCAATTCCTCTGCCACAG GAACTGGATCTTTCCGGCCAATCCACACTCGACTTGCTCCTTCCTCCCGCCCTCTTCTGTCCAAAACGTCCTCTGCAGCGTCCAGCTCTGCAGTGACCAGCCAGCTCTCCA GTGCCATTGACCTGGCAGCCAAGTCTGCAGGCATCATCCCTGGCAGTCCCAGCCGGGAGCTAGATTCTCCCACTGTTGACAACAGCACTCTGCTCACCACCACACCCATTGTTGATGCTGAACCAGACCCCCAACTCATCCAGGAAAATGCCCCAGAG AACGGTCGGCCTCCTCCGTCTCCTGGAGTGACTGGTGGTGGAGACTCGCTCCTGTCTCCGCCCAGCGTCGTCTCGCTCCTTGACATCTCTCTCCCAGGTCCCCCTGAAGAGGCTCTTGCCCCTGGAGAACCTCAGACACACATTAGTGACTCCATTATAGAGCTTGCCATCAACTCTACCCACTATG GTGAGGAGGCTGCTCTCTCTCCAGCCAAGCTAGGCAACAGTGACAGCTCTAAACTGTTGACCTCATCTCCGTCAGTCAGCCCGTCCAGAGGGTGGATTCCATCGCCCAGCCACGACCCCCAGTGGTACCCCAGTGACTCATCTGACTCCACATTAGGATGCCTCCTTT CCAGCATGGTGTCTCCTGATAAGGGCAGGCGGACCACCCTAACCCCCTCCGGCCCCTCCAGTGGCACAGCTTTGCTTGGTCCAAGCCTCCTGGACTGCAATTCTCACGATTCCTTTCAATCCCGTGGCCTTCCTGATGTGGCAGAA
- the cramp1 gene encoding protein cramped-like isoform X2 has product MTPGSREGIGVDGRRNPSRKPEGCDEEESGEQASEERSTKGDDGVEILNPSAAGLSPGSAPVLPVSPPSRTGLGSTEQPHTSAETAPPCHDQHHFLRSSVRPPSKRIRKDSIDSAINGHGGAKSKGAENGSSSQGTVGQSGSLASSTGGLSKASKGQGCTEKEEQAGNQKRARRQWESWSAEDKNSFFEGLYEYGKDFEAIQNNIAMKYKKRGKPANMVKNKEQVRHFYYRTWHKISKHIDFANVYSRVLKKSSQELYGLICYAELRKKVGGLMDDKNVAKLNELIQQGATTVRSKGRNLRIKAPMCRALKKLCDPDGVSDEEDQKPVRLPLKVAMELQPRSNHSWARVQSLAHNPRLRMVVELHRKVSSLIEYLKQKWAYHDQRILKSLMEREALEGSQCSTASSSKTRQEELFLFPAESSTLTTLPGVARVVHSKASCTVHWLESGKNRPNAKELPAAQILGIHTAPPPRSGNKSGRGNTAVAGASATVSGDTRRTEPLNFESSSDSCTKVEEKRPLSSLSVTVSSQQTVALRDEGNGTVSFEAGKTCSVVEVTGGFTVTKSTDKLCSGVESSSEQCQEEQNTSTSSPEVNQASTAKPLVTGSEDGVLQGSAPAAKERTVEQIREEGWSARDAENVTLAELYLMFGKPGKLQLEYEWLPAAVSPSNQENGQAMVQPKSNRTNRVLRCLLKLVATEVNPKPLAPELCSTATSPLKTNQEEQNQAVTPPGKGPVPGVRSPSCGRQQASVRVARLHLPNTGASGGCNLPRSLLGSTADSEGGVFAVPTTLPPNSSRHNRMFSPNKEAELAFRQQLDSISMQSDLFLSRQRKPRNRQLRKPLVVQRTLLPRTTGDTPQHVCSFSILSNSSATGTGSFRPIHTRLAPSSRPLLSKTSSAASSSAVTSQLSSAIDLAAKSAGIIPGSPSRELDSPTVDNSTLLTTTPIVDAEPDPQLIQENAPENGRPPPSPGVTGGGDSLLSPPSVVSLLDISLPGPPEEALAPGEPQTHISDSIIELAINSTHYGEEAALSPAKLGNSDSSKLLTSSPSVSPSRGWIPSPSHDPQWYPSDSSDSTLGCLLSSMVSPDKGRRTTLTPSGPSSGTALLGPSLLDCNSHDSFQSRGLPDVAEMDSQLACMMSESSVDYIARFNDLAQELAVTEPSIPPP; this is encoded by the exons ATGACACCGGGCTCCAGGGAGGGGATCGGTGTCGATGGGAGGAGGAATCCGTCCAGAAAGCCCGAAGGTTGCGACGAGGAGGAGAGCGGAGAGCAGGCGAGCGAGGAGCGCAGTACAAAGGGAGACGACGGAGTGGAAATTCTTAATCCATCAGCCGCGGGTCTCAGCCCCGGTTCAGCCCCGGTTCTCCCCGTGTCTCCGCCGAGCCGAACCGGGCTCGGCTCGACCGAGCAGCCCCACACCTCAGCGGAGACCGCCCCTCCGTGTCACGACCAGCATCATTTTCTCCGATCCAGCGTTCGACCTCCGAGCAAACGGATACGGAAGGATTCAATCGACTCGGCCATCAATGGACATGGCGGGGCAAAATCGAAAG GGGCAGAGAATGGCTCTTCTAGCCAAGGGACAGTGGGACAGTCAGGGTCATTGGCCAGCTCCACAGGGGGACTGTCAAAGGCCTCCAAGGGCCAAGGGTGTACTGAGAAGGAGGAACAAGCAGGTAACCAGAAGAGGGCCCGTCGGCAGTGGGAGTCTTGGAGCGCAGAggataaaaacagctttttcgAGGGGCTCTACGAG TATGGGAAGGATTTTGAGGCTATCCAGAACAACATTGCAATGAAGTACAAGAAAAGAGGCAAGCCAGCCAACATGGTGAAGAACAAGGAGCAGGTCCGCCATTTCTACTACCGCACCTGGCACAAGATCTCCAAACACATTGACTTTGCCAATG TGTACTCCCGAGTGCTGAAGAAATCTTCTCAAGAGCTGTATGGTCTTATCTGCTATGCTGAGCTCCGCAAAAAAGTTGGAGGAT TAATGGATGATAAGAACGTGGCAAAGCTGAACGAGCTCATCCAGCAGGG GGCCACCACCGTGCGCTCCAAAGGGAGGAACCTACGGATCAAAGCCCCTATGTGCCGAGCACTGAAGAAACTTTGTGATCCAGATG GAGTGAGTGACGAAGAGGACCAGAAACCAGTGCGTCTACCCCTGAAGGTGGCAATGGAACTCCAGCCACGCAGCAACCACTCCTGGGCCCGCGTTCAGAGTCTAGCGCACAACCCTCGCCTCAG GATGGTGGTGGAGCTCCACAGGAAAGTCTCCAGCCTCATTGAATATCTGAAACAGAAGTGGGCATACCACGACCAGCGGATT CTTAAGAGTCTCATGGAGAGGGAGGCGCTCGAGGGCAGCCAGTGCAGCACAGCCTCTTCCAGCAAAACTCGGCAAGAGGAGCTCTTTCTTTTTCCAGCTGAGAGCAGCACATTGACAACGCTGCCTGGTGTGGCACGTGTAGTTCACTCCAAGGCCTCCTGCACTGTACACTGGTTAGAGAGTGGCAAGAACCGGCCTAATGCCAAGGAACTGCCTGCTGCCCAGATCCTAGGCATCCACACAGCTCCACCACCTCGATCTGGCAACAAATCTGGACGGGGAAATACTGCTGTTGCTGGTGCTTCAGCGACTGTTTCGGGTGACACTCGTCGCACTGAACCCCTTAACTTTGAATCGTCCTCAGACAGTTGTACAAAGGTAGAAGAGAAGAGACCactctcttctctttctgtgACTGTTTCATCTCAGCAGACTGTAGCGCTCAGAGATGAGGGAAATGGGACAGTATCTTTTGAGGCAGGCAAGACCTGCTCTGTTGTGGAGGTCACTGGTGGCTTCACAGTGACCAAAAGCACGGACAAGTTGTGTAGTGGTGTCGAGAGCTCATCGGAGCAGTGCCAGGAAGAGCAAAATACCAGCACCTCTTCCCCAGAGGTGAACCAGGCTTCTACAGCCAAACCGCTAGTGACTGGCTCAGAGGACGGTGTGTTGCAAGGCTCTGCACCAGCAGCCAAAGAACGGACTGTTGAGCAGATCAGAGAGGAGGGCTGGAGTGCTCGTGACGCTGAGAATGTCACCCTGGCTGAGCTCTACCTAATGTTTGGGAAGCCAGGCAAGCTGCAGCTGGAATATGAGTGGCTTCCAGCTGCAGTTTCTCCCAGCAACCAAGAAAATGGACAAGCCATGGTACAGCCCAAGTCCAACAGGACGAACCGAGTTTTGCGCTGCCTGCTCAAGCTGGTTGCAACTGAAGTCAATCCTAAACCTTTG GCTCCAGAACTCTGCTCCACAGCCACATCGCCACTTAAGACTAATCAAGAGGAGCAAAACCAGGCAGTCACACCTCCAGGGAAGGGTCCCGTACCAGGTGTTCGCAGCCCCAGCTGTGGGCGACAGCAGGCTTCTGTCCGAGTGGCCAGGTTACACCTGCCAAACACAGGAGCCTCAG GTGGGTGCAACCTTCCACGCTCTCTGCTGGGCTCGACTGCAGACTCAGAAGGTGGAGTGTTCGCAGTTCCCACTACACTACCCCCCAACAGCTCACGTCACAACAGAATGTTTTCCCCCAACAAGGAGGCAGAGCTTGCCTTCAGACAGCAGCTCGACTCTATCAGT ATGCAGTCCGATCTTTTCCTTTCTAGACAGAGAAAACCTCGCAACAGACAACTACGGAAACCACTTGTAGTTCAG CGAACGCTGCTGCCCAGAACTACAGGAGACACTCCTCAGCATGTCTGCTCCTTCTCCATCCTCTCCAATTCCTCTGCCACAG GAACTGGATCTTTCCGGCCAATCCACACTCGACTTGCTCCTTCCTCCCGCCCTCTTCTGTCCAAAACGTCCTCTGCAGCGTCCAGCTCTGCAGTGACCAGCCAGCTCTCCA GTGCCATTGACCTGGCAGCCAAGTCTGCAGGCATCATCCCTGGCAGTCCCAGCCGGGAGCTAGATTCTCCCACTGTTGACAACAGCACTCTGCTCACCACCACACCCATTGTTGATGCTGAACCAGACCCCCAACTCATCCAGGAAAATGCCCCAGAG AACGGTCGGCCTCCTCCGTCTCCTGGAGTGACTGGTGGTGGAGACTCGCTCCTGTCTCCGCCCAGCGTCGTCTCGCTCCTTGACATCTCTCTCCCAGGTCCCCCTGAAGAGGCTCTTGCCCCTGGAGAACCTCAGACACACATTAGTGACTCCATTATAGAGCTTGCCATCAACTCTACCCACTATG GTGAGGAGGCTGCTCTCTCTCCAGCCAAGCTAGGCAACAGTGACAGCTCTAAACTGTTGACCTCATCTCCGTCAGTCAGCCCGTCCAGAGGGTGGATTCCATCGCCCAGCCACGACCCCCAGTGGTACCCCAGTGACTCATCTGACTCCACATTAGGATGCCTCCTTT CCAGCATGGTGTCTCCTGATAAGGGCAGGCGGACCACCCTAACCCCCTCCGGCCCCTCCAGTGGCACAGCTTTGCTTGGTCCAAGCCTCCTGGACTGCAATTCTCACGATTCCTTTCAATCCCGTGGCCTTCCTGATGTGGCAGAA